In the Peptoclostridium acidaminophilum DSM 3953 genome, one interval contains:
- the brxC gene encoding BREX system P-loop protein BrxC: MYVKNMFAKAIDRDIKGVIKVGQGDDENVRQELEEYVVTRELQKHFADFFSSYKKGITGNTDKMGVWISGFFGSGKSHFLKILSYLLENRVVDGKTALEYFIEDRKIKDEMVLADMRLAANVSSDIILFNIDSKSGMSDAQNNKEAILSVFLKVFNQHLGFYGANPFLADLERHLSDEGKYEAFKSTFAEIRGKEWEDSRHQFRFVQDQVVKTLVKIGYMSEDAAKNWCESSTGAYNIDVVTFANMVKHYIDKKGNNHHVVFLVDEIGQYIGEDSKLMLNLQTVTEDLGSACGGKAWVVVTSQQDIDSITKTKGNDFSKIQGRFDTRLSLSSANVDEVIRKRILEKTESGRQTLGLLYDEKDTIIKNLIIFNDGIEKKLYSDRVNFSAVYPFVPYQFNLLASVLTSIRTHGASGKHLAEGERSMLALFKESAVRIMDKAEGTIVPFNMFYDALEQFLDHSHKGVIIRAYDNEYLNPDKAEECFDVNVLKTLFMIKYVKEVVANLENITSLMVSSIDNDRIALKNKVEEALKRLVRQTLIQKNGEVYVFLTDEEQEINREIESQNVEISEVVGKVSELIFDGLYDEKKYRYPAFNGRYTFGFNQFVDDRPYKANQNFDISLKILTPNYEMGTDETTLRLMSGQSKSVIVVLPDDKAFIDEIRSSLKIEKYLKLNTSNAIPKHMEIREMKKIEMQDRKSNALIFLEQSLRNSDIYSNGDKLPIGAKDITARINEALGKLVNTTFHKLSYIDSPMGEANIRAVLKGTNNSQISLEGTTQTPNRLALNDVLDFISMNSVRHAKTSMKSIIERFTKPPYGFIEDDVQWLIAKLFKDGDVAFFVNNDVVTLLTKSEDEVYRYLSRKEYLEKLLTEKREKANDKQKKAVRDVMKELFNITPSSDEDDAILKSFQQYASHLKNDLEKLEIHYKNESTYPGKNVVKEGKALLLSLLDIQYSAEFFKTVDEKQDALLDFAEDYEPIKAFFKGDQIDIWNRSLKLIKIYDESKTFIVNGEIESVVEEVKSIMKKSTPFGEIRKIPELLDRYTDLYSSMLTEMEKPIFAAIKEARQRVIEDLDSKECKESFLKKVAERFDELHKKAESCNNVATLQNIKVEADALKVRLLNEIGEEEARIIAERKPIIPVVPPTGGVVDPPGTYELPKVKKQKTVSIKTINTEATWRIETEADVERYIDALKAKLKQRIQDDIILNVEF; this comes from the coding sequence ATGTATGTAAAAAATATGTTTGCCAAAGCAATCGACAGAGATATTAAAGGTGTTATAAAAGTTGGACAAGGCGATGACGAAAACGTAAGACAAGAGCTTGAAGAATATGTTGTAACTAGAGAGTTACAAAAACACTTTGCGGATTTCTTTTCAAGCTACAAAAAAGGTATAACTGGCAATACTGACAAAATGGGTGTTTGGATCTCAGGCTTCTTTGGAAGCGGTAAATCTCACTTCTTAAAAATACTTTCTTATCTGTTAGAAAACAGAGTTGTTGATGGAAAAACTGCTCTTGAATATTTTATTGAAGACCGAAAAATAAAGGATGAAATGGTACTTGCAGATATGAGATTAGCTGCAAATGTATCAAGTGATATTATCCTGTTTAATATAGACTCAAAAAGTGGCATGTCAGATGCTCAAAACAACAAAGAGGCAATTCTTTCTGTGTTCCTCAAGGTATTCAATCAACATCTTGGATTTTATGGCGCAAATCCATTTCTTGCAGATCTAGAAAGGCATCTATCTGACGAAGGGAAGTATGAAGCGTTTAAAAGTACATTTGCTGAAATCAGAGGCAAGGAATGGGAAGATTCAAGACATCAGTTTAGATTTGTACAAGATCAAGTAGTCAAAACCTTAGTGAAAATTGGCTATATGAGTGAAGATGCTGCTAAGAATTGGTGCGAAAGCTCTACAGGCGCTTATAACATTGATGTAGTAACTTTTGCTAATATGGTGAAGCATTACATCGACAAGAAAGGAAACAACCATCATGTGGTTTTCCTTGTCGATGAAATCGGTCAGTACATTGGTGAAGACTCAAAGCTAATGCTAAATCTTCAAACAGTTACTGAGGATTTGGGTTCTGCATGTGGTGGTAAAGCTTGGGTAGTAGTAACGAGCCAACAAGATATTGACAGTATTACGAAAACAAAAGGAAATGACTTTTCGAAGATTCAAGGCAGATTTGACACGAGACTGTCTCTTTCATCTGCAAATGTTGATGAAGTAATTCGAAAAAGAATTCTCGAGAAAACTGAAAGTGGAAGACAAACACTAGGTCTCCTCTATGATGAAAAGGACACGATAATCAAAAACCTGATTATATTCAATGATGGCATCGAAAAGAAGCTCTACTCTGATAGGGTTAACTTCTCTGCAGTTTATCCTTTTGTTCCATATCAGTTTAATCTTCTTGCAAGCGTACTCACATCAATCAGGACACATGGAGCGAGTGGAAAACACTTAGCTGAGGGTGAGCGATCCATGCTTGCTCTGTTCAAAGAATCTGCCGTTAGAATCATGGATAAGGCTGAAGGTACCATTGTGCCATTCAATATGTTTTATGATGCGCTTGAACAGTTTTTGGATCACAGTCATAAGGGAGTCATTATCCGTGCCTATGACAATGAGTATTTAAATCCAGATAAAGCAGAGGAATGCTTCGATGTAAATGTACTTAAAACACTATTCATGATTAAGTATGTCAAAGAAGTTGTTGCAAACCTAGAGAACATTACAAGTTTGATGGTTTCTAGTATTGATAATGATAGAATTGCTTTGAAAAATAAAGTCGAAGAGGCTTTAAAACGACTTGTAAGACAAACATTGATTCAAAAAAACGGAGAAGTCTATGTGTTCCTTACTGATGAGGAACAAGAAATCAACAGAGAAATCGAAAGTCAAAATGTTGAAATTTCTGAAGTTGTTGGTAAGGTATCAGAGTTAATTTTTGATGGGCTTTATGATGAGAAGAAATACCGCTATCCAGCATTTAATGGTCGGTATACTTTTGGGTTCAATCAATTTGTAGATGACAGGCCCTATAAGGCAAATCAAAACTTTGATATTTCTCTGAAGATACTAACTCCAAATTATGAAATGGGAACAGATGAAACCACCCTTAGACTTATGAGTGGACAAAGTAAAAGTGTTATTGTAGTACTTCCAGATGACAAGGCGTTTATTGATGAAATTAGAAGTTCGTTGAAAATTGAAAAGTATCTAAAACTAAATACATCTAATGCAATTCCTAAACATATGGAAATCAGAGAAATGAAGAAAATTGAGATGCAAGATAGAAAATCTAATGCCCTGATTTTCCTTGAGCAGTCACTTAGAAATTCTGATATCTATTCGAATGGAGATAAACTGCCTATTGGTGCCAAGGATATAACAGCTCGTATCAATGAAGCCTTGGGAAAGTTGGTCAATACGACCTTCCACAAGCTGTCTTACATAGATTCGCCAATGGGAGAAGCTAACATTCGGGCCGTTCTAAAAGGAACAAATAACAGCCAAATTTCACTTGAAGGTACAACACAAACCCCAAACCGTCTTGCACTGAATGATGTCCTTGATTTCATCAGTATGAACTCGGTAAGACATGCAAAGACCTCAATGAAGTCTATTATAGAGCGTTTTACAAAACCACCATATGGATTCATTGAAGATGATGTTCAGTGGCTCATTGCCAAGCTATTTAAAGACGGCGATGTTGCTTTCTTTGTGAACAATGATGTGGTTACGCTTTTGACTAAATCTGAAGATGAAGTGTATCGTTACCTAAGCCGTAAGGAATATCTCGAAAAACTGCTTACAGAAAAAAGAGAGAAAGCAAACGATAAACAGAAAAAAGCGGTACGAGACGTTATGAAGGAGCTCTTTAATATCACACCCTCAAGCGATGAAGATGATGCGATTCTAAAGAGCTTCCAACAGTATGCTTCCCACCTGAAGAATGATTTAGAAAAACTTGAAATCCACTATAAAAACGAATCAACCTATCCGGGTAAGAATGTCGTTAAAGAAGGCAAAGCATTACTTTTAAGCTTACTAGACATCCAGTACTCCGCTGAGTTCTTTAAAACTGTGGATGAAAAACAAGATGCACTCTTAGATTTTGCTGAAGACTATGAGCCGATTAAAGCCTTCTTTAAAGGGGATCAAATTGATATTTGGAACCGAAGCCTTAAGTTAATTAAGATTTACGATGAAAGTAAGACTTTCATAGTAAATGGTGAGATAGAATCAGTTGTTGAAGAAGTTAAAAGTATTATGAAGAAATCTACTCCATTCGGTGAAATTAGAAAGATACCCGAGCTGCTGGATCGCTACACGGATCTCTATAGCAGTATGTTGACCGAGATGGAGAAGCCGATTTTTGCTGCCATAAAAGAAGCACGCCAGAGAGTCATTGAGGATTTGGATTCAAAAGAGTGTAAAGAATCCTTCTTAAAGAAAGTTGCAGAACGTTTTGATGAGCTGCATAAAAAGGCTGAATCTTGTAATAACGTGGCTACGCTTCAGAACATTAAAGTTGAAGCAGATGCACTAAAGGTACGTCTGTTAAATGAGATAGGTGAAGAGGAAGCTAGAATAATTGCGGAGAGAAAACCAATAATTCCTGTAGTTCCTCCTACTGGTGGTGTAGTTGATCCACCTGGAACTTACGAATTGCCAAAAGTCAAAAAGCAAAAGACTGTCAGCATTAAAACAATTAATACAGAAGCAACTTGGAGAATTGAGACTGAAGCGGACGTAGAGCGATATATAGACGCTCTCAAGGCCAAATTAAAACAACGCATCCAAGACGATATTATTCTAAACGTAGAATTTTAG